The proteins below are encoded in one region of Phaseolus vulgaris cultivar G19833 chromosome 1, P. vulgaris v2.0, whole genome shotgun sequence:
- the LOC137813810 gene encoding peroxidase 44-like has protein sequence MMKIIVILPFFCIILPLVFGDLKVGFYESSCPEAESIVKKAVQNRFNRDKTITAALLRLHFHDCAVRGCDASILINSTTSNTAEKDSGTNDDVRGFDLIDKVKESLESACPSTVSCADIITLATRSAVALSGGPKYEVPTGRRDGLVSDVREVNIPGPTSPVSIISEFFNRNLGLTTQEMVTLFGAHTVGVAHCSFFADRLSTPDPTMDPALNTKLVKLCSSRDDDPSTPLDQNTSLLVDNKFYQQILAKKGVLQIDQQLALDKGTKGFVTDFASNGAKFQKSFANAMVKMGSVDVLVGSQGEIRKKCSVFNTRN, from the exons ATGATGAAGATCATTGTTATATTGCCCTTCTTTTGCATCATACTTCCCTTAGTATTTGGGGACTTGAAGGTTGGATTCTATGAGTCTTCATGCCCAGAAGCGGAGTCCATTGTGAAGAAAGCTGTGCAGAATCGATTCAATCGTGACAAGACCATTACTGCAGCGTTGCTTCGCTTGCATTTCCATGACTGTGCTGTCAGA GGTTGCGATGCATCCATACTTATAAACTCCACAACGTCTAACACAGCAGAGAAAGATTCAGGAACAAACGACGACGTTCGGGGCTTTGACCTAATCGATAAAGTGAAGGAAAGCCTGGAATCTGCATGCCCTTCAACAGTGTCATGTGCAGACATCATAACCCTAGCTACCCGAAGTGCAGTGGCCTTATCTGGAGGACCCAAATACGAAGTTCCCACGGGAAGACGCGATGGATTGGTCTCAGACGTCAGAGAAGTGAACATTCCAGGACCCACCAGCCCCGTCTCAATAATCTCTGAATTTTTCAATAGGAATTTGGGCCTCACAACGCAGGAAATGGTGACCCTTTTTGGTGCACACACAGTTGGGGTTGCACACTGCAGTTTCTTTGCTGATAGACTCTCGACTCCTGACCCTACAATGGACCCTGCGTTGAATACTAAGTTGGTGAAGTTGTGCAGCTCCAGAGATGATGATCCTTCTACTCCCTTAGACCAGAACACTTCTCTGCTTGTTGATAACAAGTTCTACCAGCAGATTCTTGCGAAGAAAGGGGTGCTGCAGATTGATCAGCAACTTGCCTTGGATAAAGGTACCAAAGGGTTTGTCACAGATTTCGCTTCTAATGGGGCTAAGTTCCAAAAGAGCTTTGCAAATGCGATGGTAAAGATGGGGAGTGTTGATGTTCTGGTTGGGAGTCAAGGAGAAATCCGCAAGAAATGCTCCGTTTTCAATACCCGCAACTAG